In Rhinolophus sinicus isolate RSC01 linkage group LG17, ASM3656204v1, whole genome shotgun sequence, one DNA window encodes the following:
- the USP21 gene encoding ubiquitin carboxyl-terminal hydrolase 21 isoform X1, translating to MPQASEHRLGRTREPPVNVQPRVGSKLPFAPRAHSKESRNPAPGPNPVLRPLPPRPGPPEERLKKLELGRGRTSGPRPRGPLRADHGVSLPGSPPPTVAPPLLSRTSLARSKSVSSGDLRPMGTALGGHRGTGELGAALSRLALRPEPPPLRRSTSLRRLGGFPGPPTLLSIQTEPPTSHGTFHVVSARPSEPFYSGDKMAPHTLLLGSGHVGLRNLGNTCFLNAVLQCLSSTRPLRDFCLRRDFRQEVHGGGRAQELTEAFADVIGALWHPDSCEAVNPTRFRTVFQKYVPSFSGYSQQDAQEFLKLLMERLHLEINRRGRRAAPLLASSAAPSPPRRGEALLGEPELSVPAVSWVLPISLTCGSDDDRANLMWKRYLEREDSKIVDLFVGQLKSCLKCQACGYRSTTFEVFCDLSLPIPKKGFAGGKVSLRDCFSLFTKEEELESENAPVCDRCQQKTRSTKKLTVQRFPRILVLHLNRFSASRGSIKKSSVGVDFPLQRLSLGDFASDKAGSPVYQLYALCNHSGSVHYGHYTALCRCQTGWHVYNDSRVSPVSENQVASSEGYVLFYQLMQEPARCL from the exons ATGCCCCAGGCCTCTGAGCACCGCCTGGGCCGGACACGAGAGCCACCTGTTAATGTCCAGCCCCGAGTGGGATCCAAACTACCATTTGCCCCCCGGGCCCACAGCAAGGAGAGCCGAAACCCAGCCCCTGGGCCGAACCCCGTGTTACGACCTCTGCCTCCCCGGCCCGGTCCACCTGAGGAACGGCTCAAGAAGCTGGAGCTGGGACGGGGACGGACCTCAGGCCCTCGTCCCAGAGGCCCCCTTCGGGCAGATCATGGAGTCTCCCTGCCTGGCTCACCACCCCCAACTGTAGCCCCTCCTCTCCTGTCCAGGACCAGCCTAGCTCGTTCCAAGTCTGTGAGCAGCGGGGACTTGCGTCCAATGGGAACTGCCTTGGGCGGGCATCGCGGCACGGGAGAGCTAGGGGCTGCACTGAGCCGCTTGGCGCTCCGGCCTGAGCCCCCTCCTTTGAGACGGAGCACCTCTCTCCGGCGCCTCGGGGGCTTTCCTGGGCCCCCCACCTTGCTCAGCATACAGACAGAGCCCCCTACTTCCCACGGCACCTTTCATGTGGTATCTGCCCGGCCCTCCGAGCCTTTCTACTCCGGTGACAAGATG GCTCCCCACACACTGCTTCTCGGCTCTGGTCATGTTGGCCTCCGAAATCTGGGGAACACG TGCTTCCTCAACGCCGTGCTGCAGTGTTTGAGCAGCACTCGGCCTCTTCGGGACTTCTGTCTGCGAAGGGACTTCCGGCAAGAGGTGCACGGAGGGGGCCGAGCCCAAGAGCTCACTGAAG cctttgcagatgtgattggTGCCCTGTGGCACCCTGACTCCTGTGAAGCTGTCAATCCTACTCGGTTCCGAACTGTCTTCCAGAAATACGTTCCCTCCTTCTCTGGATACAG CCAGCAGGATGCCCAAGAGTTCCTGAAGCTCCTCATGGAGCGGCTACACCTTGAAATCAACCGCCGGGGCCGCCGGGCCGCGCCGCTCCTGGCCAGCAGCGCAGCACCCTCGCCACCCCGCCGCGGAGAGGCTCTGCTAGGCGAACCTGAGTTAAG TGTTCCTGCTGTCTCATGGGTGCTCCCCATTTCCCTGACCTGTGGTAGTGACGACGACCGCGCCAACCTAATGTGGAAGCGTTACCTGGAGCGAGAGGACAGCAAGATTGTGG ACCTGTTTGTGGGCCAGTTGAAAAGCTGTCTCAAGTGCCAGGCCTGTGGGTATCGCTCCACGACCTTCGAGGTTTTTTGTGACCTGTCCCTGCCCATCCCTAAG AAAGGGTTTGCTGGGGGCAAGGTGTCTCTGCGGGACTGTTTCAGCCTTTTCACCAAGGAAGAAGAGCTGGAGTCGGAGAACGCCCCG GTGTGTGACCGATGTCAGCAGAAGACACGAAGCACCAAAAAGTTGACAGTACAAAGATTCCCCCGGATCCTCGTGCTCC ATCTGAACCGATTTTCTGCCTCCCGAGGCTCCATCAAGAAAAGTTCAGTCGGCGTAGACTTCCCGCTGCAGCGACTGAGCCTAGGGGACTTTGCCAGTGACAAAGCCG GAAGCCCTGTGTATCAGCTGTATGCCCTTTGCAACCACTCGGGCAGCGTCCACTATGGCCACTACACAGCCCTGTGCCGGTGCCAGACTGGTTGGCATGTCTACAATGACTCTCG TGTCTCCCCTGTCAGTGAAAACCAGGTGGCATCCAGTGAGGGCTACGTGCTGTTCTACCAGCTGATGCAGGAGCCGGCCCGGTGCCTGTGA
- the USP21 gene encoding ubiquitin carboxyl-terminal hydrolase 21 isoform X2, with protein MPQASEHRLGRTREPPVNVQPRVGSKLPFAPRAHSKESRNPAPGPNPVLRPLPPRPGPPEERLKKLELGRGRTSGPRPRGPLRADHGVSLPGSPPPTVAPPLLSRTSLARSKSVSSGDLRPMGTALGGHRGTGELGAALSRLALRPEPPPLRRSTSLRRLGGFPGPPTLLSIQTEPPTSHGTFHVVSARPSEPFYSGDKMAPHTLLLGSGHVGLRNLGNTCFLNAVLQCLSSTRPLRDFCLRRDFRQEVHGGGRAQELTEAFADVIGALWHPDSCEAVNPTRFRTVFQKYVPSFSGYSQQDAQEFLKLLMERLHLEINRRGRRAAPLLASSAAPSPPRRGEALLGEPELSDDDRANLMWKRYLEREDSKIVDLFVGQLKSCLKCQACGYRSTTFEVFCDLSLPIPKKGFAGGKVSLRDCFSLFTKEEELESENAPVCDRCQQKTRSTKKLTVQRFPRILVLHLNRFSASRGSIKKSSVGVDFPLQRLSLGDFASDKAGSPVYQLYALCNHSGSVHYGHYTALCRCQTGWHVYNDSRVSPVSENQVASSEGYVLFYQLMQEPARCL; from the exons ATGCCCCAGGCCTCTGAGCACCGCCTGGGCCGGACACGAGAGCCACCTGTTAATGTCCAGCCCCGAGTGGGATCCAAACTACCATTTGCCCCCCGGGCCCACAGCAAGGAGAGCCGAAACCCAGCCCCTGGGCCGAACCCCGTGTTACGACCTCTGCCTCCCCGGCCCGGTCCACCTGAGGAACGGCTCAAGAAGCTGGAGCTGGGACGGGGACGGACCTCAGGCCCTCGTCCCAGAGGCCCCCTTCGGGCAGATCATGGAGTCTCCCTGCCTGGCTCACCACCCCCAACTGTAGCCCCTCCTCTCCTGTCCAGGACCAGCCTAGCTCGTTCCAAGTCTGTGAGCAGCGGGGACTTGCGTCCAATGGGAACTGCCTTGGGCGGGCATCGCGGCACGGGAGAGCTAGGGGCTGCACTGAGCCGCTTGGCGCTCCGGCCTGAGCCCCCTCCTTTGAGACGGAGCACCTCTCTCCGGCGCCTCGGGGGCTTTCCTGGGCCCCCCACCTTGCTCAGCATACAGACAGAGCCCCCTACTTCCCACGGCACCTTTCATGTGGTATCTGCCCGGCCCTCCGAGCCTTTCTACTCCGGTGACAAGATG GCTCCCCACACACTGCTTCTCGGCTCTGGTCATGTTGGCCTCCGAAATCTGGGGAACACG TGCTTCCTCAACGCCGTGCTGCAGTGTTTGAGCAGCACTCGGCCTCTTCGGGACTTCTGTCTGCGAAGGGACTTCCGGCAAGAGGTGCACGGAGGGGGCCGAGCCCAAGAGCTCACTGAAG cctttgcagatgtgattggTGCCCTGTGGCACCCTGACTCCTGTGAAGCTGTCAATCCTACTCGGTTCCGAACTGTCTTCCAGAAATACGTTCCCTCCTTCTCTGGATACAG CCAGCAGGATGCCCAAGAGTTCCTGAAGCTCCTCATGGAGCGGCTACACCTTGAAATCAACCGCCGGGGCCGCCGGGCCGCGCCGCTCCTGGCCAGCAGCGCAGCACCCTCGCCACCCCGCCGCGGAGAGGCTCTGCTAGGCGAACCTGAGTTAAG TGACGACGACCGCGCCAACCTAATGTGGAAGCGTTACCTGGAGCGAGAGGACAGCAAGATTGTGG ACCTGTTTGTGGGCCAGTTGAAAAGCTGTCTCAAGTGCCAGGCCTGTGGGTATCGCTCCACGACCTTCGAGGTTTTTTGTGACCTGTCCCTGCCCATCCCTAAG AAAGGGTTTGCTGGGGGCAAGGTGTCTCTGCGGGACTGTTTCAGCCTTTTCACCAAGGAAGAAGAGCTGGAGTCGGAGAACGCCCCG GTGTGTGACCGATGTCAGCAGAAGACACGAAGCACCAAAAAGTTGACAGTACAAAGATTCCCCCGGATCCTCGTGCTCC ATCTGAACCGATTTTCTGCCTCCCGAGGCTCCATCAAGAAAAGTTCAGTCGGCGTAGACTTCCCGCTGCAGCGACTGAGCCTAGGGGACTTTGCCAGTGACAAAGCCG GAAGCCCTGTGTATCAGCTGTATGCCCTTTGCAACCACTCGGGCAGCGTCCACTATGGCCACTACACAGCCCTGTGCCGGTGCCAGACTGGTTGGCATGTCTACAATGACTCTCG TGTCTCCCCTGTCAGTGAAAACCAGGTGGCATCCAGTGAGGGCTACGTGCTGTTCTACCAGCTGATGCAGGAGCCGGCCCGGTGCCTGTGA
- the PPOX gene encoding protoporphyrinogen oxidase isoform X1 — MGRTVVVLGGGISGLAASYYLSRAPCAPKVVLVEGSERLGGWIRSVRGPDGAVFELGPRGIRPAGALGARTLQLFLLFPRTCGEQVSELGLGSEVLPVRGDHPAARNRFLYVGGALHALPSGFRGLLRPSPPFSKPLLWAGLRDLTTPRGKDPDETVHSFAERRLGPEVASLAVDSLCRGVFAGNSRELSVRSCFPSLFRAEQTHRSVLLGLLLGAGRSSQPDSAIIRQAQAERWSQWSLRGGLEMLPQALTTQLTHRGVSVLRGQPVSGLSLQAEGRWKVCLGNRSLEADHVISAVPASVLSKLLPADAAPLARVLGTITAVSVAVVNLQYRRARLPVQGFGHLVPSSEDPGVLGIVYDSVAFPEQDGSPPGLRVTVMLGGSWFQTLEAKGSAVSQETLRQQAQEAAATQLGLKEPPSHCLVHMHRNCIPQYTLGHWKKLESAAQFLATQRLPLTLAGASYEGVAVTDCIESGRQAAAQVLGTEPSS, encoded by the exons ATGGGCCGGACCGTGGTCGTGCTGGGCGGAGGCATCAGCGGCTTGGCCGCCAGTTACTACCTGAGCCGGGCTCCCTGTGCCCCCAAG GTGGTCCTGGTGGAGGGCAGTGAGCGTCTGGGAGGCTGGATCCGCTCTGTACGAGGACCAGACGGTGCTGTCTTTGAACTTGGACCTCGAGGAATTCGGCCGGCGGGAGCGCTGGGAGCCCGGACCCTGCAGCTG tttctcctcttccCGAGGACGTGCGGAGAGCAGGTTTCCGAGCTTGGTTTAGGCTCAGAAGTGTTACCTGTCCGCGGAGACCATCCAGCTGCCCGGAACAGGTTCCTGTATGTGGGCGGGGCTCTGCATGCCCTGCCCTCTGGCTTCAG GGGGCTTCTCCGCCCTTCACCTCCCTTCTCCAAACCTCTGCTTTGGGCTGGGCTGAGGGACCTGACCACGCCCCGGGGCAAAGACCCTGATGAGACTGTGCACAGTTTCGCCGAGCGCCGCCTTGGACCTGAG GTGGCGTCTCTAGCCGTGGACAGTCTCTGCCGAGGAGTGTTTGCAGGCAACAGTCGCGAGCTCAGCGTCAGGTCCTGCTTCCCTAGTCTCTTTCGAGCTGAGCAAACCCATCGTTCCGTGTTactggggctgctgctgggggcAG GGCGGAGCTCGCAGCCTGACTCCGCCATCATTCGCCAGGCCCAAGCTGAGCGCTGGAGCCAGTGGTCACTACGTGGAGGGCTGGAGATGCTGCCCCAGGCACTCACCACCCAGTTGACTCATAGGGGGGTCAGTGTTCTCAGAGGCCAGCCAGTCAGTGGGCTCAGCCTCCAGGCAGAAGGGCGCTGGAAG GTGTGTCTAGGGAACCGCAGCCTGGAGGCTGACCATGTCATTAGTGCCGTTCCAGCATCAG TGCTCAGCAAGCTGCTGCCTGCGGACGCTGCGCCCCTGGCTCGTGTTCTGGGCACCATCACTGCAGTATCCGTGGCCGTGGTGAACCTGCAGTACCGACGAGCTCGTCTGCCTGTCCAG GGATTTGGACATTTGGTGCCATCCTCAGAAGACCCGGGTGTCCTGGGAATTGTGTACGACTCAGTGGCTTTCCCTGAGCAGGATGGCAGCCCCCCCGGCCTCAGAGTGACT GTGATGCTAGGAGGTTCCTGGTTCCAGACGCTGGAGGCCAAGGGCTCTGCCGTGTCTCAGGAAACACTCCGACAGCAGGCACAGGAAGCAGCTGCCACACAGCTGGGGCTGAAGGAGCCGCCAAGTCACTGCTTGGTCCACATGCACAGG aaCTGCATCCCCCAGTATACGCTAGGCCACTGGAAAAAACTGG AGTCAGCCGCCCAGTTTCTGGCCACTCAGAGGCTGCCCCTGACTCTGGCCGGCGCCTCTTATGAGGGGGTTGCCGTGACTGACTGTATAGAGAGCGGACGGCAGGCGGCAGCCCAGGTCCTGGGCACAGAACCCAGCAGCTAa
- the PPOX gene encoding protoporphyrinogen oxidase isoform X3, producing MGRTVVVLGGGISGLAASYYLSRAPCAPKVVLVEGSERLGGWIRSVRGPDGAVFELGPRGIRPAGALGARTLQLFLLFPRTCGEQVSELGLGSEVLPVRGDHPAARNRFLYVGGALHALPSGFRGLLRPSPPFSKPLLWAGLRDLTTPRGKDPDETVHSFAERRLGPEVASLAVDSLCRGVFAGNSRELSVRSCFPSLFRAEQTHRSVLLGLLLGAGRSSQPDSAIIRQAQAERWSQWSLRGGLEMLPQALTTQLTHRGVSVLRGQPVSGLSLQAEGRWKVCLGNRSLEADHVISAVPASVLSKLLPADAAPLARVLGTITAVSVAVVNLQYRRARLPVQGFGHLVPSSEDPGVLGIVYDSVAFPEQDGSPPGLRVTVMLGGSWFQTLEAKGSAVSQETLRQQAQEAAATQLGLKEPPSHCLVHMHRSQPPSFWPLRGCP from the exons ATGGGCCGGACCGTGGTCGTGCTGGGCGGAGGCATCAGCGGCTTGGCCGCCAGTTACTACCTGAGCCGGGCTCCCTGTGCCCCCAAG GTGGTCCTGGTGGAGGGCAGTGAGCGTCTGGGAGGCTGGATCCGCTCTGTACGAGGACCAGACGGTGCTGTCTTTGAACTTGGACCTCGAGGAATTCGGCCGGCGGGAGCGCTGGGAGCCCGGACCCTGCAGCTG tttctcctcttccCGAGGACGTGCGGAGAGCAGGTTTCCGAGCTTGGTTTAGGCTCAGAAGTGTTACCTGTCCGCGGAGACCATCCAGCTGCCCGGAACAGGTTCCTGTATGTGGGCGGGGCTCTGCATGCCCTGCCCTCTGGCTTCAG GGGGCTTCTCCGCCCTTCACCTCCCTTCTCCAAACCTCTGCTTTGGGCTGGGCTGAGGGACCTGACCACGCCCCGGGGCAAAGACCCTGATGAGACTGTGCACAGTTTCGCCGAGCGCCGCCTTGGACCTGAG GTGGCGTCTCTAGCCGTGGACAGTCTCTGCCGAGGAGTGTTTGCAGGCAACAGTCGCGAGCTCAGCGTCAGGTCCTGCTTCCCTAGTCTCTTTCGAGCTGAGCAAACCCATCGTTCCGTGTTactggggctgctgctgggggcAG GGCGGAGCTCGCAGCCTGACTCCGCCATCATTCGCCAGGCCCAAGCTGAGCGCTGGAGCCAGTGGTCACTACGTGGAGGGCTGGAGATGCTGCCCCAGGCACTCACCACCCAGTTGACTCATAGGGGGGTCAGTGTTCTCAGAGGCCAGCCAGTCAGTGGGCTCAGCCTCCAGGCAGAAGGGCGCTGGAAG GTGTGTCTAGGGAACCGCAGCCTGGAGGCTGACCATGTCATTAGTGCCGTTCCAGCATCAG TGCTCAGCAAGCTGCTGCCTGCGGACGCTGCGCCCCTGGCTCGTGTTCTGGGCACCATCACTGCAGTATCCGTGGCCGTGGTGAACCTGCAGTACCGACGAGCTCGTCTGCCTGTCCAG GGATTTGGACATTTGGTGCCATCCTCAGAAGACCCGGGTGTCCTGGGAATTGTGTACGACTCAGTGGCTTTCCCTGAGCAGGATGGCAGCCCCCCCGGCCTCAGAGTGACT GTGATGCTAGGAGGTTCCTGGTTCCAGACGCTGGAGGCCAAGGGCTCTGCCGTGTCTCAGGAAACACTCCGACAGCAGGCACAGGAAGCAGCTGCCACACAGCTGGGGCTGAAGGAGCCGCCAAGTCACTGCTTGGTCCACATGCACAGG AGTCAGCCGCCCAGTTTCTGGCCACTCAGAGGCTGCCCCTGA
- the PPOX gene encoding protoporphyrinogen oxidase isoform X2, with product MGRTVVVLGGGISGLAASYYLSRAPCAPKVVLVEGSERLGGWIRSVRGPDGAVFELGPRGIRPAGALGARTLQLVSELGLGSEVLPVRGDHPAARNRFLYVGGALHALPSGFRGLLRPSPPFSKPLLWAGLRDLTTPRGKDPDETVHSFAERRLGPEVASLAVDSLCRGVFAGNSRELSVRSCFPSLFRAEQTHRSVLLGLLLGAGRSSQPDSAIIRQAQAERWSQWSLRGGLEMLPQALTTQLTHRGVSVLRGQPVSGLSLQAEGRWKVCLGNRSLEADHVISAVPASVLSKLLPADAAPLARVLGTITAVSVAVVNLQYRRARLPVQGFGHLVPSSEDPGVLGIVYDSVAFPEQDGSPPGLRVTVMLGGSWFQTLEAKGSAVSQETLRQQAQEAAATQLGLKEPPSHCLVHMHRNCIPQYTLGHWKKLESAAQFLATQRLPLTLAGASYEGVAVTDCIESGRQAAAQVLGTEPSS from the exons ATGGGCCGGACCGTGGTCGTGCTGGGCGGAGGCATCAGCGGCTTGGCCGCCAGTTACTACCTGAGCCGGGCTCCCTGTGCCCCCAAG GTGGTCCTGGTGGAGGGCAGTGAGCGTCTGGGAGGCTGGATCCGCTCTGTACGAGGACCAGACGGTGCTGTCTTTGAACTTGGACCTCGAGGAATTCGGCCGGCGGGAGCGCTGGGAGCCCGGACCCTGCAGCTG GTTTCCGAGCTTGGTTTAGGCTCAGAAGTGTTACCTGTCCGCGGAGACCATCCAGCTGCCCGGAACAGGTTCCTGTATGTGGGCGGGGCTCTGCATGCCCTGCCCTCTGGCTTCAG GGGGCTTCTCCGCCCTTCACCTCCCTTCTCCAAACCTCTGCTTTGGGCTGGGCTGAGGGACCTGACCACGCCCCGGGGCAAAGACCCTGATGAGACTGTGCACAGTTTCGCCGAGCGCCGCCTTGGACCTGAG GTGGCGTCTCTAGCCGTGGACAGTCTCTGCCGAGGAGTGTTTGCAGGCAACAGTCGCGAGCTCAGCGTCAGGTCCTGCTTCCCTAGTCTCTTTCGAGCTGAGCAAACCCATCGTTCCGTGTTactggggctgctgctgggggcAG GGCGGAGCTCGCAGCCTGACTCCGCCATCATTCGCCAGGCCCAAGCTGAGCGCTGGAGCCAGTGGTCACTACGTGGAGGGCTGGAGATGCTGCCCCAGGCACTCACCACCCAGTTGACTCATAGGGGGGTCAGTGTTCTCAGAGGCCAGCCAGTCAGTGGGCTCAGCCTCCAGGCAGAAGGGCGCTGGAAG GTGTGTCTAGGGAACCGCAGCCTGGAGGCTGACCATGTCATTAGTGCCGTTCCAGCATCAG TGCTCAGCAAGCTGCTGCCTGCGGACGCTGCGCCCCTGGCTCGTGTTCTGGGCACCATCACTGCAGTATCCGTGGCCGTGGTGAACCTGCAGTACCGACGAGCTCGTCTGCCTGTCCAG GGATTTGGACATTTGGTGCCATCCTCAGAAGACCCGGGTGTCCTGGGAATTGTGTACGACTCAGTGGCTTTCCCTGAGCAGGATGGCAGCCCCCCCGGCCTCAGAGTGACT GTGATGCTAGGAGGTTCCTGGTTCCAGACGCTGGAGGCCAAGGGCTCTGCCGTGTCTCAGGAAACACTCCGACAGCAGGCACAGGAAGCAGCTGCCACACAGCTGGGGCTGAAGGAGCCGCCAAGTCACTGCTTGGTCCACATGCACAGG aaCTGCATCCCCCAGTATACGCTAGGCCACTGGAAAAAACTGG AGTCAGCCGCCCAGTTTCTGGCCACTCAGAGGCTGCCCCTGACTCTGGCCGGCGCCTCTTATGAGGGGGTTGCCGTGACTGACTGTATAGAGAGCGGACGGCAGGCGGCAGCCCAGGTCCTGGGCACAGAACCCAGCAGCTAa
- the PPOX gene encoding protoporphyrinogen oxidase isoform X4: MHVTPGAGMVASLAVDSLCRGVFAGNSRELSVRSCFPSLFRAEQTHRSVLLGLLLGAGRSSQPDSAIIRQAQAERWSQWSLRGGLEMLPQALTTQLTHRGVSVLRGQPVSGLSLQAEGRWKVCLGNRSLEADHVISAVPASVLSKLLPADAAPLARVLGTITAVSVAVVNLQYRRARLPVQGFGHLVPSSEDPGVLGIVYDSVAFPEQDGSPPGLRVTVMLGGSWFQTLEAKGSAVSQETLRQQAQEAAATQLGLKEPPSHCLVHMHRNCIPQYTLGHWKKLESAAQFLATQRLPLTLAGASYEGVAVTDCIESGRQAAAQVLGTEPSS; the protein is encoded by the exons ATGCACGTGACCCCTGGAGCCGGGATG GTGGCGTCTCTAGCCGTGGACAGTCTCTGCCGAGGAGTGTTTGCAGGCAACAGTCGCGAGCTCAGCGTCAGGTCCTGCTTCCCTAGTCTCTTTCGAGCTGAGCAAACCCATCGTTCCGTGTTactggggctgctgctgggggcAG GGCGGAGCTCGCAGCCTGACTCCGCCATCATTCGCCAGGCCCAAGCTGAGCGCTGGAGCCAGTGGTCACTACGTGGAGGGCTGGAGATGCTGCCCCAGGCACTCACCACCCAGTTGACTCATAGGGGGGTCAGTGTTCTCAGAGGCCAGCCAGTCAGTGGGCTCAGCCTCCAGGCAGAAGGGCGCTGGAAG GTGTGTCTAGGGAACCGCAGCCTGGAGGCTGACCATGTCATTAGTGCCGTTCCAGCATCAG TGCTCAGCAAGCTGCTGCCTGCGGACGCTGCGCCCCTGGCTCGTGTTCTGGGCACCATCACTGCAGTATCCGTGGCCGTGGTGAACCTGCAGTACCGACGAGCTCGTCTGCCTGTCCAG GGATTTGGACATTTGGTGCCATCCTCAGAAGACCCGGGTGTCCTGGGAATTGTGTACGACTCAGTGGCTTTCCCTGAGCAGGATGGCAGCCCCCCCGGCCTCAGAGTGACT GTGATGCTAGGAGGTTCCTGGTTCCAGACGCTGGAGGCCAAGGGCTCTGCCGTGTCTCAGGAAACACTCCGACAGCAGGCACAGGAAGCAGCTGCCACACAGCTGGGGCTGAAGGAGCCGCCAAGTCACTGCTTGGTCCACATGCACAGG aaCTGCATCCCCCAGTATACGCTAGGCCACTGGAAAAAACTGG AGTCAGCCGCCCAGTTTCTGGCCACTCAGAGGCTGCCCCTGACTCTGGCCGGCGCCTCTTATGAGGGGGTTGCCGTGACTGACTGTATAGAGAGCGGACGGCAGGCGGCAGCCCAGGTCCTGGGCACAGAACCCAGCAGCTAa